The sequence below is a genomic window from Bombus affinis isolate iyBomAffi1 chromosome 13, iyBomAffi1.2, whole genome shotgun sequence.
TAAGTAAGTAACTAATTTAACAATCTATCGGATTGATTAGTCTCGTTATTCCGATATTTTTATTTGCGTGTTCGcgatatttatttcgatatttctCTTTGTATCTAATTTCTATATATTCTAtcaataatttcaattatataaaCTCATTCGTATTGCATACAGCAGGATACTGTGGTTTACGACTTGTTCATACTTAGTCACCTAACTATTAAAACAAGTATAGAAATTATCAAGTAGCAACTCCAtatcttaaataaaattatttgtatCACATACAGAAATCAAATTGCTGTAGTTTGTGGTGCAGGCGGTGGTGTCAGTGGAGTCCAAGCTGCAGCTTGATGTTCGTTATTTGTAATATCCGAATCTTGCCGGTGATGTCTATCAATCACCGTTGTCAAGTATCTCCTGTTTTCATCTGCCTGTACATCATTCAACGTATCCGTGTTTTGTTCAGAATAACTAACAGATATATGATGTTCCTTAGAAGGAGTATCATATTCGACACTAACAGGTGATACTGTTCCAGTTTGTTGAATTGGTTGCATGTGTAACATTTGAGAATGGTGATGCTGTGAGTGACGATCAGGCGTCGTAGATTGAACTGGAGAGGCATGATATTCATGAACATACTCGTCGACAGAAGGAACAGCATCTGTTCCATTTGGGTGTAGAGAATGATGTAACCCTGTATGAGGAACTGATGTATAAGATGACATTTGGTGATGTAAATGTAAGTTCAAGTTCAAGTAAgattgttgttgctgctgttgttgctctGACAAAGTTGTAGGATGAATCCAAGCTGAAGTATCAGTGCAATGACTATGCTCTTGAGGGACAGAAGATAAGTTTGATGGTACATATAGAGTACATCCTGTAGCGGTGGTTGGAGACGCAGTTCCAACAACGCCTCTACTAAATACCGCGTGAGAAGATGAGGTTGGTGACGGTGAAGGAGACGTGGGCCATTCCTGCGTGGGCGGTAGACAAGCTGGATTTAGGTTCTGCAGGGATTCCGGACTACGTGGTGACCAGCCTGGTGCTGCTACATACGCTGTGGAATGCAACAGTTGTACTGAGCCATATGGATCTGTGCGTTGTTCTGTAACGattattaatttcaaataatatgagtattacatacttcttctaaaaataaaaaaaatattataaaattaataactgAGCTAAGAACTCACCATCTTGAATGTATTTATGTCTGAGAGTGTAAGGCGCCGATCTGCAGGTATTCCTATGGGCAGCTGTAGAAACGGTACAAGAATTAGGGAGATGATTATTGACCGTCACTGACGCTTGATTTTGTGCGGCCGCAATGGCCGTGGCTGTGTTATATTCGTATCCCATAGTAGGTTGTGGCAAAAACCAAGCGCCCGTGTCTGTAATTTATAATTCGATACTCTCTTAAATATTTCATCAATTATGATACTTTATCAATTATcatgtatttaattaaaattttagataatattaataattcgtAATCAACTAACTTACATTGCGGATAGGTCTGCGGATCGGCAGGTCTTTCTTTAGCATCGAGGAACGCTTTCGCGAAAGGATTGTATTTAATCTTCAAATTTGTGACTTCTTCGTTCTGGTAAGCTGTCACCGCTATGAATTGCGTCTCAGGATAACGGTAAGTCAACACCTAAATATCATTTCCATATTAAAATATCTCCAAATGACAGTTCATCATAATTCCAAATTTTCtttatatatcatttttataattagtattataataaattacaaactGAAGAAATGTATGGAATATTAGTACCGTTCTTTCCTCCACCGCGTCTACACGAACTAGATGAACTCGAGGTTCATATTTGTGTAGGGAGTTTAGCATAATTTGACCGTTTCCATTGGATTTGTTTGTCAGCTTCACTTTAGCGAACGATACCGCTTCTTTCATCCAATGAGATCCAAAATTTGGACTCTCAGGATGGATGTAAATCGGATTTGGTGGGGCGACTTCCGCTTTTCCGCCTGGGACCCATTCTCCGTTAACGTATTTCCATCTATCAAtagaattttgaaaatttttaaacaaTACAGACAATTCAACAGGCAAGAAACAAGTAataagatttttaatattttaagaaatatttcagCGTACGCTTGAAACTAGAAATTATGCATATCAACAAGAACATGATCGAGTCTAAAATGATCCAAAGGAAAAAGACACAACAGAGTTCAATTCTGCACTTTGTTACCTGTGTGGATCCACTTGAACGAATTCAAGAAGAAGAGTGTACATAGCTTTCGGTTCCAACCCCCTTGCAACCACTTTGACTACAGGAAACATGCGTCTGAAAGCAAAATCGTAGACGCAGATAAAGATCATAGTTCCATGAAGGATTTTTATTAGCTGCGCGTTCCCTTTATCTTTAACTAAATTTAATTCTTAATGGTACTAGCTACCATAAGACGTTTTGTAAAATGATAACGAAAGAAGACATCTAAAAGAAAAGCAGGACTTTTATAAACACTAATGAAAGTAACACTGAAGGCGGCGGACGGCAGAAGAATCGAGCCGCCGGCAATAAAATTTTACGATGGCCACAATCCTACGTAAAACATTCTCCCATTTCTGCTTGTGTACCTGGGAACACCGATGTCCGCGCACGAAAAACGCGGTCGACAAACTGTAATCGTTTTTAATAATATACGAATCATAAAAGTAGCCGGTCAGGACACGTTGTGGCGAATATCTTTTGATCTACCGACCGAAGAAGCATCGAAGCTAGTTCCTCTACTCAAATTTTTGCTCACCTCATTTTTCACTTGTTCGattcgaatattttttttttttttttttgtaggaaGAATGTTGCGTATCGTGATTaaaccgtggatttttatgcatttatgggaaatatttaaatacaaaaGTGTTTAAAGTTTAAATATCAAATGGATATAATATGTAAGAATTTACAAGGTATGCATAGTaaattactcgttataacgcttccaagatgaaataaatctctatctagctattgttttttttttaatttgttcgtaaaaatatgaatttgcataatatTTTGCGGTTTAATTATGTGACACATATATTCGATTGTCGATAATATTTGTATAATCTCTTAGTTCTAACTTCAAATTTACGGCGTATGGAATGGTATTAACATTTCTTTCAACAATAGAAAACTAAAGTCAGAAAACTAAATATTTTAGTTATCGAGATTTACTATTTCTTAGAATGGATGGCAGAGATGAAAATCATAATTGTCGAGATCAAAATTTTAAGAATTTCGATCTAGTCACATATTTCAACTCTTCAAAGTTCAGTTTCATAATCGATCAAGTTCTACTTCGCTTTATTCTCAGTCGTTTTCATGACTTGAAAAGATCTAACGAACTTTGTACAACAACGAACGCAGGATATTATTTCGTGAAAAATGGTAATGAACTGATTTACACCATTATGATTCTCAGTCTTCCAATTGATCTTAATCGAATCTTAGAATCGacgaaaaggaaaaaaacgaaGATATGTAAAGAATCgagaaaaaatatttgttatcgATCAAGTTTTCCTTATCAATTTGCATTCGCGAAAGAACTACGAATAACTTGTTGAATTGAAAGGGAAGACTGTTATCCCGTTCTCGAAGCAAACATAGAATATTCATTCGCGTGAATCATCTAAATCTTCGTAGCATTTTGCAATGATCCTTTTTTCCATTCCACAAGCGgcattttttttctctccttttacCCCGGTGTATATGAACTATTATTTTTACCTTCTAGCTTGTTCGCACCGACACTctaattaatacatttttacgCGCGACGGAGAGCCATCTTTGCTTCGGATCTTTCAGCCAACGGATCCTTCGAGCTTCTTAAATGTGAAACCTATGATGTACTATTTTAAACGTGCAAGTGACTCATCGGTAAATCGTTCATATTTAATGCATCGATGTTTTTTTTCCAATTGACAGTTGCCATAATTTCATTACAAAACTGAATTTGAAAAAACCACGCCATCAAACAATAATCTTCGTTGCAAGAGAAGAGGAACGTTCGCGATGATATCACTACTTCCTTCGCTAAATTTACTAAGTTTACTTCTACTAATTTTATACATGAATATCTTAATAGGATTCCTAGAAGTTTCACAGACCATCCACTCACCTTCCATTTTTCGTAACAATCATTTCATTGGTCAAACACTGGAACTTGGTCCACAAATCTCTGTCCTCGAGAGACAAAGAAAGAGGCAATCCCTGATTTCCGCTGACAGTCATGGTACCAAGGTTCTGCCCCGAAATCACCGTCCTCTCGTTGCTTCTCTCTTCGTGGTCCTCCTCGGCAATCGTCCGACTTTGTCTTCCAGCGCTGTTCCGTTCCCTTCCACGATCTTCGTGCACTTCCCTCTCGCGATCTCGTTCACAACAGGATGACCGTGTTGGAGAACCAGGTGTAGCCGGTGCTGGCTGCATCTTCCCGTTTCTTTGACGCTCAGAGCTCGTTCCTCGACCTCTGTGACCCGAGCCGCAACTCGGGAGAGGTTCACCAAAAACACTTCTCTCGAGCTTTTTCCTTTTATACTTCACAATTCAGTTTTCAAAAGAAGAAACGTACAATCTCAGTTATCCTTCGATCCGATATATGCTTAAACATTTATTATTATCAAACACTATTTTCTAAATTAATCGAGTCACTATTGCCAGATTTGACGAAGACACAAGATGAAAGACGAAAACGGAAGATTAGTGGTAACAAAATACAAGCGAAACTGTTCTTTCCTTGAAACTATATAATCCAGTTCGATTTTCCGAATTAACGATCGTCAAGgatgaaagaagaagaagaatagaaGTCGAGGGCAGAAGAAGAGACAAAGCGTCGGAAGAAGGATGCGAACAAGGATGGAAAATCTATTTCTCGACGAGACTATTCGGTCCCGCGGCCGCGTGGCCGTGCTCGTAACACTTGGGCGCGATATTTCACACTAGTCGGCGAAGACGAGCCGAACACTGACTGCTGACATATCATCGTCTCTGTTCGAcgtctttttcctctttgttgCCACGATGGTAACCGTCCAATCGATGCCTGTGCACGGTTCTCCTGTTCCTTGGGTGCTAATTAAACTCTAAATTAGGAAAGCTTCGGGGCAGCATGGCGGACCCTCGATACCTCCAAGGCGAAATCGTCGATTGGCCACCAGGATCCATGCTTCGTCAGAGCGATTTCACTGGCGGTTAGATTCTTTTCGAAGATAGAGGACATTGGTTGCCGCCTTTCCTACGTTTCCTCAGCCAATCCATGCACGGGACCATTTTACGATTCCACAACGGTTGGTCGATCCTCTCGAAAGCACGAGGCTAGCCAGTCCGCCCACGCGACAGTCGTCGACAGTCGTCTTCGCTGGTACGCGCGTTCCGATCACCTGGAGCTTGCGATCTACGCATCGGTCTCTCTTTCTTCATCGTAAGATTTGTTTGCTCGTTCATCGCGCGATGGTTCACGGGTTTCACGAGGTGTCTGCCGATATTTTCTTGAAATTCTATGATCGAAGTGCAGCCGGGAAAATAGCCGCCGATTAAATAGATCAATCAAGAATCATCGACGAGGAGTCCGAAGATGATAATCAGATTTGAAGAAGATCGTGGTATTTGTCTTCCGGGTTTTCAACGTGTTACAATATCAATGTGttactcgatatggtgacgTTCGGCGACACTTATCTGAACAAGATCATCGACAACtttgaagaaaagaagaaataagatAAGCTGCATAATGGTAATTATGTTTTAGAATAATTGGATGGTTGTGAAATAAAATGTAGTT
It includes:
- the LOC126923522 gene encoding T-box transcription factor T isoform X1, with the protein product MQPAPATPGSPTRSSCCERDREREVHEDRGRERNSAGRQSRTIAEEDHEERSNERTVISGQNLGTMTVSGNQGLPLSLSLEDRDLWTKFQCLTNEMIVTKNGRRMFPVVKVVARGLEPKAMYTLLLEFVQVDPHRWKYVNGEWVPGGKAEVAPPNPIYIHPESPNFGSHWMKEAVSFAKVKLTNKSNGNGQIMLNSLHKYEPRVHLVRVDAVEERTVLTYRYPETQFIAVTAYQNEEVTNLKIKYNPFAKAFLDAKERPADPQTYPQYTGAWFLPQPTMGYEYNTATAIAAAQNQASVTVNNHLPNSCTVSTAAHRNTCRSAPYTLRHKYIQDEQRTDPYGSVQLLHSTAYVAAPGWSPRSPESLQNLNPACLPPTQEWPTSPSPSPTSSSHAVFSRGVVGTASPTTATGCTLYVPSNLSSVPQEHSHCTDTSAWIHPTTLSEQQQQQQQSYLNLNLHLHHQMSSYTSVPHTGLHHSLHPNGTDAVPSVDEYVHEYHASPVQSTTPDRHSQHHHSQMLHMQPIQQTGTVSPVSVEYDTPSKEHHISVSYSEQNTDTLNDVQADENRRYLTTVIDRHHRQDSDITNNEHQAAAWTPLTPPPAPQTTAI
- the LOC126923522 gene encoding T-box transcription factor T isoform X2, translated to MQPAPATPGSPTRSSCCERDREREVHEDRGRERNSAGRQSRTIAEEDHEERSNERTVISGQNLGTMTVSGNQGLPLSLSLEDRDLWTKFQCLTNEMIVTKNGRRMFPVVKVVARGLEPKAMYTLLLEFVQVDPHRWKYVNGEWVPGGKAEVAPPNPIYIHPESPNFGSHWMKEAVSFAKVKLTNKSNGNGQIMLNSLHKYEPRVHLVRVDAVEERTVLTYRYPETQFIAVTAYQNEEVTNLKIKYNPFAKAFLDAKERPADPQTYPQSAHRNTCRSAPYTLRHKYIQDEQRTDPYGSVQLLHSTAYVAAPGWSPRSPESLQNLNPACLPPTQEWPTSPSPSPTSSSHAVFSRGVVGTASPTTATGCTLYVPSNLSSVPQEHSHCTDTSAWIHPTTLSEQQQQQQQSYLNLNLHLHHQMSSYTSVPHTGLHHSLHPNGTDAVPSVDEYVHEYHASPVQSTTPDRHSQHHHSQMLHMQPIQQTGTVSPVSVEYDTPSKEHHISVSYSEQNTDTLNDVQADENRRYLTTVIDRHHRQDSDITNNEHQAAAWTPLTPPPAPQTTAI